The following are encoded together in the Oceanobacillus zhaokaii genome:
- a CDS encoding M20 metallopeptidase family protein, protein MQLSTNLTQEEIKDLVAIVYDDAVNLRRLFHENPELGFEEYHTLSVIKKYLTDLGIEVKTGIAKTGLVGILHGKEKGPVIALRADMDALPIQENTGTSFASKKSGVMHACGHDMHMAMLLGAANALSQVREKISGTIKFIFQPAEEMLAGGKRMVEEDVLKNPDVDYIYGFHVWPELPIGQFGFKSGALMASMDSFEVSLKGKASHGAAPHQGIDAIVGSAQVITGLQSIISRETDPLDSVVITIGELKSGNGFNIVPESAVFKGTVRTINKESRQRVSQDFKRIIEGMANALRLEAKINYKSGYPITNNTEEFVDHASRLAEKLFGQNAVVHLEKPSMASEDFSFYLEHVPGAFIFLGVQDQAGGSHKLHNERFLPDEKAMKYGIGLFIALATNPFGTRGQAPSPTLN, encoded by the coding sequence TTGCAGCTTTCAACAAATTTAACACAGGAAGAGATAAAAGATTTAGTTGCCATTGTTTACGATGATGCAGTTAATTTGCGAAGATTGTTTCATGAAAATCCTGAGCTTGGATTTGAAGAGTACCATACCCTGTCAGTCATTAAAAAATATCTTACCGATTTAGGGATAGAAGTGAAAACAGGTATAGCCAAAACCGGATTAGTAGGCATTCTACATGGTAAGGAGAAGGGACCTGTTATTGCATTAAGAGCAGATATGGATGCATTGCCAATCCAAGAAAATACAGGAACATCTTTTGCTTCTAAGAAATCTGGTGTCATGCATGCCTGTGGCCATGATATGCATATGGCAATGTTGCTTGGGGCAGCGAATGCTCTCTCACAAGTTAGAGAAAAAATTTCCGGTACAATCAAATTTATCTTTCAACCAGCAGAAGAAATGCTGGCAGGTGGAAAACGTATGGTTGAAGAAGATGTCCTAAAAAATCCTGATGTGGATTATATCTACGGATTTCATGTTTGGCCAGAACTGCCCATTGGGCAATTTGGCTTCAAGAGTGGCGCTTTAATGGCGAGTATGGATTCATTTGAAGTGTCTTTAAAAGGAAAAGCTAGTCATGGTGCAGCACCGCATCAAGGGATAGACGCAATTGTTGGGAGTGCTCAAGTAATTACTGGACTTCAATCGATAATAAGCCGTGAAACAGATCCCCTGGATTCTGTTGTTATTACTATTGGTGAATTAAAATCCGGAAACGGTTTTAATATTGTGCCGGAAAGTGCTGTTTTTAAAGGGACTGTCCGAACGATAAATAAAGAATCAAGACAAAGAGTGTCTCAGGATTTTAAAAGAATAATAGAGGGTATGGCTAATGCACTAAGGTTAGAAGCGAAAATCAATTATAAATCTGGTTATCCAATTACAAATAACACCGAAGAATTTGTTGATCATGCCAGTCGATTAGCAGAAAAGTTATTCGGGCAAAACGCTGTGGTGCATTTAGAAAAGCCAAGCATGGCCAGTGAAGATTTCTCATTTTATTTAGAGCATGTACCAGGTGCATTTATCTTTTTAGGTGTTCAGGATCAAGCGGGTGGAAGTCATAAGCTACATAATGAAAGATTTTTGCCTGATGAGAAAGCGATGAAATATGGAATTGGCTTATTTATAGCACTTGCGACAAATCCTTTTGGGACAAGGGGACAGGCACCGAGTCCCACTTTAAATTAG
- a CDS encoding 2,3-butanediol dehydrogenase, producing the protein MKAAVIYGEKDVRIEDVEVAEVTKGKVKVKVAWTGICGSDLHAYHHGLGVAYEEHAISKRKVPLVLGHEFSGTVTEVGEGVTNVSIGDNVAIEPILYCGACEYCRKGDYNLCEVSNVGFLGLSDDGGFAEFAVADAKHFHKLPETMSLEEGALVEPTAVAFHAVRNSGLKVGESAAIFGAGPIGLLLLLCAKAAGAAETFVVDISQERLEKAKELGATHVINPMEENAEEKIMAITGKGVEVAFEAAGAQPTFTSALAALRKKGTLLVVAGFSKEVSIDPNALLFKEAKIEFSLAYANDFPTVIKSIAEGKLDVRKVITRRIKLDELVEDGLELLTEDKSQAKILVSPN; encoded by the coding sequence ATGAAAGCAGCAGTTATATACGGGGAAAAAGATGTAAGAATTGAAGATGTTGAGGTAGCAGAGGTAACAAAAGGAAAAGTGAAGGTTAAAGTGGCTTGGACAGGCATTTGCGGAAGTGATCTTCATGCATATCATCATGGATTAGGTGTAGCATATGAAGAACATGCCATTTCGAAGCGAAAAGTTCCGCTTGTTTTAGGGCATGAATTTTCTGGTACTGTAACAGAGGTTGGGGAAGGTGTCACGAATGTATCGATTGGTGATAATGTAGCAATCGAACCAATTTTATATTGTGGAGCATGTGAATATTGCCGTAAAGGGGATTATAATCTTTGTGAGGTTTCAAATGTAGGCTTCTTGGGCTTGAGTGATGATGGTGGATTTGCAGAGTTTGCTGTTGCTGATGCAAAACATTTTCATAAACTGCCTGAAACGATGTCACTTGAAGAAGGTGCACTAGTAGAGCCAACTGCTGTTGCTTTTCACGCTGTCAGAAATAGCGGATTAAAGGTTGGGGAGTCTGCAGCAATCTTTGGTGCAGGTCCGATTGGTCTTCTTTTGTTATTATGTGCAAAAGCTGCCGGGGCAGCAGAAACCTTTGTTGTCGATATTTCTCAAGAACGTTTGGAAAAAGCAAAAGAATTGGGTGCCACACATGTAATTAATCCTATGGAAGAGAATGCTGAAGAAAAAATTATGGCTATAACAGGAAAAGGTGTTGAGGTTGCTTTTGAAGCTGCTGGAGCACAGCCTACATTTACAAGTGCCTTGGCAGCGCTTAGAAAGAAAGGGACACTGTTAGTAGTTGCTGGATTTTCAAAAGAGGTTTCTATCGATCCGAATGCATTGCTGTTTAAAGAAGCAAAAATCGAATTTAGTCTTGCATATGCAAATGATTTTCCAACAGTTATTAAATCCATTGCTGAAGGCAAGCTTGATGTGAGAAAAGTAATCACAAGAAGAATAAAACTAGATGAACTTGTGGAAGATGGCTTGGAGCTGCTAACTGAAGATAAAAGTCAGGCTAAGATTTTGGTTAGTCCGAATTAA
- a CDS encoding ATP-binding cassette domain-containing protein, with protein MISLYIKHKKYNSFELADIPINIKPGTINLLLGHNGAGKTTIIKSLFGLTEFEGDLNLNNRKISFESLEDVDFFKSQIAYLPDNISLLDYLTPTEYFQLIKYTSDSVTSDTYLNHLIQIFNLDKYLNVPIRNLSHGNKKKTQIVSQLSRKTNFMVFDEPTNGLDPDMIITLKRVLEKLKAQGVGVLISTHDLNFGKGIFDNIIILRDGSIKLNNTKEEVKSKFGNILLEDLYTQVNKDYYKYIEGLLDELNISSS; from the coding sequence ATGATCTCTTTATATATTAAACATAAAAAATATAATTCTTTTGAACTTGCTGATATTCCAATAAACATAAAGCCTGGTACGATTAATCTCCTTTTAGGTCATAATGGAGCTGGTAAAACAACAATTATTAAATCGTTGTTTGGACTTACAGAATTTGAAGGAGATCTTAATTTAAATAACCGTAAAATATCATTTGAGTCTCTAGAGGATGTCGATTTTTTTAAAAGTCAAATTGCCTACTTACCAGATAATATTTCCCTATTAGATTATTTAACTCCAACAGAATACTTTCAGTTAATAAAATATACTAGCGACAGCGTAACAAGTGATACTTATTTAAATCATTTGATCCAAATTTTTAATCTTGATAAATATTTAAATGTGCCTATCAGGAATCTCTCACACGGAAATAAAAAGAAAACCCAGATCGTTTCGCAATTATCGAGAAAAACTAATTTTATGGTTTTTGATGAACCTACGAACGGGTTGGACCCAGATATGATAATTACCTTAAAAAGAGTATTAGAGAAGTTAAAAGCCCAAGGTGTAGGAGTGTTAATTTCCACACATGACTTAAATTTCGGTAAAGGTATATTTGATAATATCATTATATTAAGAGACGGATCGATAAAATTAAATAATACGAAAGAAGAAGTGAAAAGTAAATTTGGCAATATTTTGTTAGAGGATTTATATACACAGGTAAATAAAGATTATTATAAGTATATTGAGGGGTTGCTAGATGAACTTAATATATCAAGCAGTTAA